In the genome of Streptomyces lydicus, the window CGCCGAGTTTCCCGTGTCCACGGCGGGCGGGCGCGGCGGGGGCGGACTCGACACGGCCGTTAGGCTGCCGATCAGCACGGAAGCACGGCACCGGGGGTGCGTCAGGACGCGCCCGCGGTGGCACAGATTCGTACTCGGTGGGATCCAGGAGGCGCACATGGCGTGGACGTGGCGGTTCGAGAAGGCCGACGGTTCGGAGACGGCGCCGGCCGTGCAACCGGAGGAGTTCACCACCCAGGGCGACGCGGAGTCCTGGATCGGCGAGGAGTGGAAGGCCCTCCTCGAAGGCGGCGTCGACCAGGTCAGGCTCTTCGAGGACGGCACCGAGATCTACGCGGGCCCGATGAGCCTGCACGCGGCCGCGGAGGACTGAGCCCCGACGACGCGACGGGGCACCGAACGACGTGTGGCCGGGCCCGAACGGGCCCGGCCACACGTCGAAGAGAATCGCGGCTACGGCCGCTGTCCCCGCTTCACCTGCGGCTTCGGCAACCGCAGCCGCCGCATCTGCAGCGTCCGCATCACCGCGTACGCCTTCACGCCCTTGAGGTTGTCGTTCGGGAAGCGCTCCTGCAGCCGCTTGCCCAGACGGAACCAGATCAGGACCGAGTCGAGCACCATCAGCACGATGATCACGAACCACAGCAGCAGCGCGATGCTCTGGACCGACGGCACCCGGATCATGGTGAGCACCAGGATCACCACGGCCATCGGCAGGAAGAACTCGGCGACGCACCAGCGGGAGTCGACGTAGTCACGCGCGAAGCGGCGCACGGGACCCTTGTCGCGCACCGGCAGATACCGCTCGTCGCCGCTGGCCATCGCCTCGCGCTGGCGGGCCATGTCGACCCGGCGGGCCTCACGCTGGGCCTTCGCCGCGTCCTTGCGGTTCGTGGGCGTATGCGCACGGGAGCGGCGCTGCGACTGGGCATCGCTGCGTTTGGGCGTAGGGCGGCCCTTGGGGGCCTGCGGATCGCGGGGCTGCTGGGGCTGGTCCGCGGTCACCTTGGCGGTCGCGGCCTGCTCATCCTTCGAACGGCTTCGGAACACAACACCCAAGAGTACGTGCTCGCCGCGGGGGAGCCACGGTCCGACGGGCACGATCCGGCAACGGCGCTCGCGGAAACCGGCTTCTGAGCAGGCCGGAACCCCTGCCCTACCGGGACAGAGCGGACATCGTGCCGATTGTCCGGACTCTCCCTACTCCTTGCGCGGGAGAAGAACGCGCGCCGATCGTCCTGGAGGAGGAGCGCATCCGGGTCCGAACAGTGCGGTAATGGAACCAGGGCCCGTACTGTGGGGTCTGTAGATGTGCTGGAGCCTAAGCCCGAGGTGACTCGGTCAGAAGGGGGCGCGCGAGGCCCATGAGCGATGGTGTCATGAAGCGGATGGGGATGATCTTCCGCGCGAAGGCCAACAAGGCCCTGGACCGGGCCGAAGACCCGCGCGAAACCCTCGACTACTCGTACCAGAAGCAGCTGGAGCT includes:
- a CDS encoding DUF3043 domain-containing protein, with product MFRSRSKDEQAATAKVTADQPQQPRDPQAPKGRPTPKRSDAQSQRRSRAHTPTNRKDAAKAQREARRVDMARQREAMASGDERYLPVRDKGPVRRFARDYVDSRWCVAEFFLPMAVVILVLTMIRVPSVQSIALLLWFVIIVLMVLDSVLIWFRLGKRLQERFPNDNLKGVKAYAVMRTLQMRRLRLPKPQVKRGQRP